The following proteins are co-located in the Microbacterium sp. SORGH_AS_0888 genome:
- a CDS encoding gamma carbonic anhydrase family protein, with the protein MRFAHLGQSPRIHPDAVVAPTAVVSGDVTIGAGCQVLHGAVVTAEGGPVTLGEHVIVMENAVIRASATNPVHIGDHTLVGPMASISGATVEEEVFLATGVRVFNGAVIGARSEVRINAVVHLRTHLPERSVVPIGWVAVGDPAIVVPPDKHDEIWARQQELDFPGYVFGLDRDTPDLMVQLTERYGRSLSRHADDEPLP; encoded by the coding sequence ATGCGCTTCGCCCACCTCGGTCAGAGTCCCCGCATCCATCCCGACGCGGTCGTCGCGCCGACGGCCGTCGTCTCCGGGGACGTGACGATCGGCGCCGGATGCCAGGTGCTCCACGGCGCCGTCGTCACGGCTGAGGGCGGACCGGTGACGCTCGGAGAGCACGTGATCGTCATGGAGAACGCGGTCATCCGCGCCAGCGCGACGAACCCCGTGCACATCGGCGACCACACGCTCGTGGGCCCCATGGCGAGCATCTCCGGAGCGACGGTCGAGGAGGAGGTGTTCCTCGCGACGGGGGTCCGCGTCTTCAACGGCGCCGTGATCGGCGCGCGCAGCGAGGTGCGGATCAACGCCGTGGTCCATCTGCGCACCCACCTGCCCGAGCGCAGCGTGGTGCCGATCGGCTGGGTGGCCGTGGGCGACCCGGCGATCGTGGTCCCGCCCGACAAGCACGACGAGATCTGGGCGCGCCAGCAGGAGCTCGACTTCCCCGGCTACGTCTTCGGCCTCGACCGCGACACGCCCGACCTGATGGTCCAGCTCACCGAACGCTACGGTCGGAGCCTGTCCCGCCACGCCGACGACGAGCCCCTGCCCTAA
- a CDS encoding phosphoenolpyruvate carboxylase — translation MHDPTPTEALDLVGRYEAGQEMPERMRADVRLLGALLGRVLQESGSPGLFEDVERLRVATIEAYTNPGSDALDRASEIADGLTVARADEVARAFTSYFHLVNLAEEHQRVRALRARDGAEERPDATDTTAGAVRRLTAEIGEERALERLRGLRFHPVFTAHPTEARRRAVSTSIRRLSDLLGDYDTTTEASVERRRAERRMLEEIDTLWRTAPLRAEKPSPVDEVRSVMAVFDDTLFTAVPQVYRRIDDALQPGAGGGRSPLVPPFVRVGTWVGGDRDGNPFVTAKVTRKAAAIASDHVLRGLEQATSRIGRGLTLDAVTTPASPALDALWTRLRSADEDAATEIAKRSPNEPHRRVLLLIARKIAATRTRDADLAYRDPEHLLADLRILQESLDAAGAARQAYGHLQELIWQVETYGFHLAELEVRQHSAVHAKVLAELDAAEPGAARSELAEEVLEVFRAIAFVQDRFGPRAAGRYIVSFTQSADDLAAVHRLARHAVGPDGTPPVLDVIPLFETFADLQAAPGILDEIVVHPEFAARLDATGRRLEVMLGYSDSSKDVGPVAANLALYEAQALIAAWAEEQGIELTLFHGRGGALGRGGGPAGTAVLAQPPHSVDGRFKLTEQGEVIFARYGDADIAMRHIDQVAAAVLLASAPSNEDRNRAAAERYRDVAQTMSDASKACFYGLVQAPGFAPWFARVTPMEEIGLLALGSRPARRGLSVESLADLRAIPWVFAWTQARINLAGWFGLGSALEAVGDADLLREAYGQWPLLRAMIDNVAMSLAKADDRIARAYLALGDRDDLAQRVTDEMSLTRDWVVRIAGGDGLLANKPVLQRAVKLRSPYVDALSLLQLRALRALREAPEGAPADPELQRLLLLSVSGVAAGLQNTG, via the coding sequence ATGCACGATCCCACTCCCACGGAAGCACTCGACCTCGTCGGCCGATACGAGGCCGGGCAGGAGATGCCCGAACGCATGCGCGCGGACGTGCGCCTGCTCGGCGCGCTGCTCGGACGGGTGCTGCAGGAAAGCGGCTCGCCGGGGCTGTTCGAGGATGTCGAGCGCTTGCGCGTCGCCACGATCGAGGCGTACACGAACCCCGGATCGGACGCCCTCGACCGCGCGTCCGAGATCGCGGACGGCCTCACGGTGGCCCGCGCCGACGAGGTCGCGCGCGCGTTCACGAGCTACTTCCACCTCGTGAACCTCGCGGAGGAGCATCAGCGGGTACGGGCGCTCCGGGCGCGCGACGGCGCCGAGGAGCGTCCGGACGCGACCGACACGACCGCCGGCGCCGTGCGGCGCCTCACCGCCGAGATCGGCGAGGAGCGAGCGCTCGAGCGCCTGCGTGGTCTGCGGTTCCACCCGGTGTTCACGGCGCACCCCACCGAGGCCCGTCGCCGCGCGGTGTCCACCAGCATCCGCCGCCTGTCGGACCTCCTCGGCGACTACGACACGACGACCGAGGCCAGCGTCGAACGCCGACGCGCCGAACGCCGCATGCTCGAAGAGATCGACACGCTCTGGCGCACGGCGCCTCTCCGCGCCGAGAAGCCGTCGCCCGTCGACGAGGTGCGCTCGGTCATGGCCGTGTTCGACGACACGCTGTTCACCGCCGTCCCGCAGGTGTACCGGCGCATCGACGACGCGCTCCAGCCCGGAGCGGGCGGCGGACGCAGCCCGCTCGTGCCGCCCTTCGTGCGCGTGGGCACATGGGTGGGCGGAGACCGCGACGGCAACCCCTTCGTCACGGCCAAGGTCACGCGGAAGGCCGCGGCGATCGCGAGCGACCACGTGCTGCGCGGCCTCGAGCAGGCCACGAGCCGCATCGGCCGCGGCCTCACGCTCGATGCCGTCACGACGCCCGCCTCCCCCGCGCTCGATGCGCTGTGGACCAGGCTCCGCAGCGCCGACGAGGATGCCGCGACCGAGATCGCGAAGCGCTCGCCCAACGAGCCCCACCGCCGCGTGCTGCTGCTGATCGCCCGCAAGATCGCGGCGACCCGCACGCGCGACGCCGACCTCGCCTACCGGGATCCCGAACATCTGCTCGCCGACCTGCGCATCCTGCAGGAGTCGCTGGACGCCGCGGGCGCGGCGCGGCAGGCCTACGGCCACCTGCAGGAGCTCATCTGGCAGGTGGAGACCTACGGCTTCCACCTCGCCGAGCTGGAGGTGCGGCAGCACTCCGCCGTCCACGCGAAGGTACTGGCCGAGCTGGATGCCGCCGAGCCCGGCGCCGCGCGCAGCGAGCTGGCCGAGGAGGTGCTCGAGGTGTTCCGGGCGATCGCCTTCGTCCAGGACCGCTTCGGCCCCCGCGCCGCCGGCCGCTACATCGTCTCGTTCACGCAGTCGGCCGACGACCTGGCCGCCGTGCACCGGCTCGCCCGGCACGCGGTCGGCCCGGACGGCACGCCGCCCGTGCTCGACGTCATCCCGCTGTTCGAGACCTTCGCCGATCTGCAGGCGGCGCCCGGGATCCTCGACGAGATCGTCGTGCACCCCGAGTTCGCCGCTCGCCTGGACGCCACCGGCCGACGGCTCGAGGTCATGCTCGGCTACTCGGACTCCTCCAAGGATGTCGGCCCCGTGGCCGCGAACCTCGCACTCTACGAGGCGCAGGCCCTGATCGCCGCGTGGGCCGAGGAGCAGGGCATCGAGCTCACGCTCTTCCACGGCCGCGGCGGTGCCCTCGGTCGGGGCGGCGGCCCGGCCGGAACGGCCGTGCTCGCCCAGCCTCCGCACTCCGTGGACGGACGCTTCAAGCTGACCGAGCAGGGCGAGGTCATCTTCGCCCGCTACGGCGACGCGGACATCGCGATGCGGCATATCGATCAGGTCGCCGCGGCGGTCCTGCTCGCCTCAGCGCCGTCGAACGAAGACCGCAACCGCGCGGCGGCCGAGCGCTACCGCGACGTCGCACAGACCATGTCCGACGCGTCCAAGGCCTGCTTCTACGGGCTCGTGCAGGCGCCCGGCTTCGCGCCGTGGTTCGCGCGCGTCACCCCGATGGAGGAGATCGGGCTGCTCGCGCTGGGCTCGCGCCCGGCACGACGCGGCCTGTCGGTCGAGTCGCTCGCCGACCTGCGCGCGATCCCGTGGGTGTTCGCGTGGACTCAGGCCCGCATCAACCTGGCGGGGTGGTTCGGCCTGGGCTCGGCGCTGGAGGCCGTCGGCGACGCCGACCTGCTCCGGGAGGCTTACGGGCAGTGGCCGCTGCTGCGGGCCATGATCGACAACGTCGCGATGAGCCTCGCGAAGGCGGACGACCGGATCGCCCGCGCCTATCTCGCACTCGGCGACCGGGACGACCTCGCGCAGCGCGTGACCGACGAGATGTCACTCACCCGCGACTGGGTGGTGCGGATCGCCGGGGGCGACGGACTGCTCGCGAACAAGCCGGTGCTGCAGCGGGCGGTGAAGCTCCGAAGCCCCTACGTCGACGCCCTGTCGCTCCTGCAGCTGCGCGCCCTCCGCGCCCTCCGCGAAGCACCCGAGGGCGCGCCCGCCGACCCCGAGCTGCAGCGTCTGCTGCTGCTGTCCGTCTCCGGCGTCGCCGCCGGCCTGCAGAACACCGGCTGA
- a CDS encoding MazG family protein has product MHEVRERCVWTQEVDHRALVPYLVEESHEVIEAVETGDRAALREELGDLLWQVLFHAEIASRDAAEAFDIDDVAGDLADKMVRRHPHVFADAVAETPEQVLVHWNAAKAAEKRSRTSVLDGVPFGMPALALAQKVLAKSARPVRRAETGEKPAGLGAPDWSRGHEAESEAELGEALLALVALARRRGWDAERALRERVRALATEIRAAEAADASGAGGPRDRDRPDDLEE; this is encoded by the coding sequence ATGCACGAGGTGCGCGAGCGCTGCGTCTGGACGCAGGAGGTCGACCATCGCGCCCTCGTGCCCTACCTCGTCGAAGAGAGCCACGAGGTGATCGAGGCGGTCGAGACGGGCGACCGGGCGGCGCTGCGCGAGGAGCTGGGCGATCTGCTGTGGCAGGTGCTGTTCCACGCGGAGATCGCCTCGCGCGATGCGGCGGAGGCCTTCGACATCGACGACGTCGCGGGCGACCTCGCGGACAAGATGGTGCGGCGGCATCCGCACGTGTTCGCGGATGCGGTGGCCGAGACGCCGGAACAGGTCCTCGTGCACTGGAACGCCGCGAAGGCCGCCGAGAAGCGGTCCCGCACGAGCGTGCTCGACGGCGTCCCGTTCGGCATGCCGGCCCTCGCGCTCGCCCAGAAGGTCCTCGCCAAGTCCGCGAGACCAGTCCGGCGCGCCGAGACCGGCGAGAAACCCGCCGGTCTCGGCGCGCCGGACTGGTCTCGCGGTCATGAGGCGGAGAGCGAAGCGGAGCTCGGCGAGGCGCTCCTGGCGCTCGTCGCGCTCGCACGACGACGGGGATGGGATGCGGAGCGCGCACTGCGTGAGCGCGTTCGGGCGCTCGCGACGGAGATCCGTGCGGCCGAGGCGGCGGACGCATCGGGGGCCGGCGGTCCGCGCGACCGGGACCGGCCCGACGACCTGGAAGAATAG
- the hisS gene encoding histidine--tRNA ligase encodes MRDFLPAEKARRERVLAVIRERYRAHGFDEIETPVMEDYARLHAGIGGDNEKLAFNVLKRGLDAEAVRAAADDPAALSDLGLRYDLTVPLARFYATHRAELPSVFRSVQIAPVWRAERPQKGRYRQFVQCDIDVIGDATPRAEAELLAATLDTLDALGLDGATVRINDRRALDAMLDVFGFAPAERPGVLITIDKLDKIGPDGVEDELRERGVTPSAVDAFAEFLRRPVTLEYNPYGERQIRKALPAGVPDEVIAHLVGLGEALAAVRGSDPIPGPPLVFDPFLVRGMGYYTGTIFELAHPDVGYSLGGGGRYDGMIGRFLGQDVPAVGFSIGFERIVDLVTAATDGEASAVVVVHDREVPASELLAHKAALVASGARVRLEQRTKNLRSLLDRAAADGYTAFATLAAGAEPGSLELRPLD; translated from the coding sequence ATGCGCGACTTCCTCCCCGCCGAGAAGGCCCGACGCGAGCGCGTCCTCGCCGTCATCCGCGAGCGTTACCGCGCACACGGCTTCGACGAGATCGAGACGCCCGTCATGGAGGACTACGCACGCCTGCACGCCGGTATCGGCGGCGACAACGAGAAGCTCGCCTTCAACGTCCTGAAGCGGGGGCTCGACGCCGAGGCGGTCCGCGCCGCCGCCGACGACCCGGCCGCGCTGAGCGACCTGGGCCTGCGGTACGACCTCACGGTGCCGCTCGCCCGCTTCTACGCGACGCACCGCGCCGAGCTGCCGAGCGTGTTCCGCTCGGTCCAGATCGCGCCCGTCTGGCGCGCCGAGCGGCCGCAGAAGGGCCGCTACCGCCAGTTCGTGCAGTGCGACATCGACGTGATCGGCGACGCCACCCCACGGGCCGAGGCCGAGCTGCTGGCGGCCACCCTCGACACGCTGGACGCCTTGGGCCTCGACGGAGCCACCGTGCGCATCAACGACCGGCGTGCGCTGGACGCCATGCTGGACGTGTTCGGGTTCGCCCCGGCCGAACGACCCGGCGTGCTCATCACGATCGACAAGCTCGACAAGATCGGCCCGGACGGCGTCGAGGACGAGCTCCGCGAGCGCGGTGTCACCCCGTCCGCGGTCGACGCCTTCGCGGAGTTCCTCCGCCGCCCGGTCACGCTCGAGTACAACCCCTACGGCGAGCGGCAGATCCGCAAGGCTCTCCCCGCGGGTGTGCCGGACGAGGTCATCGCGCACCTCGTCGGCCTCGGCGAGGCGCTCGCCGCCGTCCGCGGCAGCGACCCGATCCCCGGCCCGCCGCTCGTGTTCGACCCCTTCCTCGTGCGCGGCATGGGCTACTACACGGGCACGATCTTCGAGCTCGCGCATCCGGATGTCGGGTACTCGCTCGGCGGCGGCGGCCGCTATGACGGCATGATCGGCCGCTTCCTCGGCCAGGACGTCCCGGCGGTCGGCTTCTCGATCGGGTTCGAGCGGATCGTCGATCTCGTGACCGCCGCAACGGATGGCGAAGCCTCGGCCGTCGTCGTCGTGCACGACCGTGAGGTGCCCGCATCCGAGCTCCTGGCGCACAAGGCGGCGCTCGTCGCGAGCGGGGCGCGCGTCCGGCTGGAGCAGCGCACGAAGAACCTCAGGTCCCTGCTCGATCGGGCCGCCGCCGACGGTTACACGGCGTTCGCGACGCTCGCGGCCGGCGCCGAGCCCGGGTCGCTCGAGCTGCGCCCGCTCGACTGA
- a CDS encoding SGNH/GDSL hydrolase family protein has translation MPSVRRTAPAWRALAAAGLAAIGLAGLAAAGLRHQAAVARRRIGKPLGEQAPGADRVWRPGLPGEPVDLLVLGDSIAAGLGAERRKDTLGARLAKASARELRRPVRLRIAAVVGAETSDLAAQLDGLPEGYAPRAAVIVVGGNDVTHRIPTAVSAARLTDALIRLRDRGVAVVVGTCPDLGALRPVPQPLRALASRLSRQLAAAQTDAAHATGAEAVPLGRLVGPMFLEEPEEMFSLDRFHPSALGYRRTSEVLLPAVLRALADAQP, from the coding sequence GTGCCCTCCGTCCGCCGCACCGCGCCTGCCTGGCGCGCGCTCGCCGCCGCGGGCCTGGCGGCCATCGGACTCGCGGGGCTCGCCGCCGCGGGGCTGCGCCATCAGGCCGCGGTCGCGCGGCGACGCATCGGGAAGCCCCTCGGCGAGCAGGCGCCGGGTGCGGATCGGGTCTGGCGACCCGGCCTCCCGGGTGAGCCGGTCGACCTCCTCGTGCTCGGCGACTCGATCGCGGCCGGGCTCGGGGCCGAGCGTCGCAAGGACACGCTCGGCGCGCGGCTCGCGAAGGCGTCGGCGCGCGAGCTGCGCCGGCCCGTTCGCCTGCGCATCGCCGCCGTCGTCGGCGCGGAGACCTCCGATCTCGCCGCCCAGCTCGACGGGCTGCCCGAGGGCTATGCGCCGCGAGCAGCGGTGATCGTGGTGGGCGGCAACGACGTGACGCATCGCATCCCGACCGCTGTCTCGGCCGCCCGCCTGACCGATGCGCTCATACGGCTCCGGGATCGCGGTGTCGCGGTGGTGGTCGGCACCTGCCCGGACCTCGGCGCGCTCCGTCCCGTGCCGCAGCCGCTCCGCGCGCTCGCCTCTCGGCTCTCGAGGCAGCTCGCCGCGGCACAGACGGATGCCGCTCACGCGACGGGAGCGGAGGCGGTGCCGCTGGGCCGGCTGGTGGGACCGATGTTTCTCGAGGAGCCGGAGGAGATGTTCAGCCTCGACCGCTTCCACCCGAGCGCGCTCGGATATCGGCGCACATCCGAGGTGCTGCTGCCGGCGGTGCTCCGGGCGCTGGCCGACGCGCAGCCCTGA
- a CDS encoding glyoxalase/bleomycin resistance/extradiol dioxygenase family protein, with protein sequence MTESTPALTGRHTIDGRPRSATSITPFLAIPNARGALEFYRDVYGARVIDVTEFGGVVVHATLDFGLGLLQIGEPMPDYALVPAPTGDDDCYSLALYTPDVDALVERAVAAGATVREAASTFVSGDRYASVRDPFGVRWSLMTRVEDLSDEESAARVAAWAAEQG encoded by the coding sequence ATGACCGAATCGACCCCCGCGCTCACCGGCCGCCACACGATCGATGGGCGTCCCCGCTCAGCCACCAGCATCACCCCGTTCCTCGCGATCCCGAACGCTCGGGGCGCCCTCGAGTTCTATCGCGACGTGTACGGCGCACGCGTGATCGACGTCACGGAGTTCGGCGGCGTCGTCGTGCACGCGACCCTCGACTTCGGCCTCGGCCTGCTGCAGATCGGCGAGCCGATGCCCGACTACGCCCTCGTGCCGGCCCCCACGGGCGACGACGACTGCTATTCGCTGGCGCTCTACACCCCGGACGTGGACGCGCTCGTCGAGCGGGCGGTCGCCGCGGGCGCCACGGTGCGCGAGGCCGCCTCGACCTTCGTCTCCGGGGACCGCTACGCGAGCGTGCGCGACCCCTTCGGCGTGCGCTGGTCGCTCATGACCCGGGTGGAGGACCTCTCGGACGAGGAGAGCGCCGCGCGCGTCGCGGCCTGGGCGGCCGAGCAGGGCTGA
- a CDS encoding helix-turn-helix transcriptional regulator codes for MTDPTRGVLYPERLPRFTRVFPAPEAAALVAWYWVPEWELPDGVVSRQPVLGYPAANLVVEPAGVTLWGPTTRATERVLTGTGWAVGALLRPAALMALSATPADLVDTFTTVYEPGLAADVSAALTHGADEASARLGEWLIRRVGPPSVEALLAGEMVDLLLGDSRVARLEDAAARLAVSVRTLQRLTHRAVGLSPAAIIRRRRLQEAAQRVRTEPHIPLAEIAIDAGYADQAHLAADFRAVLGFTASAHRAASGDT; via the coding sequence ATGACCGACCCGACCCGCGGGGTGCTGTATCCCGAGCGCCTGCCGCGGTTCACGCGGGTCTTTCCCGCGCCCGAGGCTGCTGCTCTCGTCGCCTGGTACTGGGTGCCCGAGTGGGAGCTGCCCGACGGCGTCGTGTCGCGCCAGCCGGTCCTGGGATATCCGGCGGCCAACCTGGTGGTCGAGCCCGCCGGTGTCACGCTCTGGGGGCCGACGACGCGCGCGACGGAACGGGTGCTGACCGGGACCGGATGGGCGGTCGGCGCCCTCTTGCGCCCCGCGGCGCTCATGGCGCTCAGCGCGACGCCCGCCGACCTGGTCGACACGTTCACGACGGTCTACGAACCCGGATTGGCGGCGGACGTCTCCGCCGCGCTCACCCACGGCGCGGATGAGGCATCCGCCCGTCTGGGGGAGTGGCTGATCCGGCGTGTCGGACCGCCGAGCGTCGAGGCGCTCCTGGCCGGGGAGATGGTCGACCTGCTGCTCGGCGACTCGCGCGTCGCGCGGCTCGAGGACGCCGCGGCGCGCCTCGCGGTGTCCGTGCGCACCCTGCAACGGCTCACGCACCGGGCGGTGGGTCTGTCTCCGGCGGCGATCATCCGCCGTCGACGGCTGCAGGAGGCGGCGCAGCGGGTGCGCACCGAGCCCCACATCCCGCTCGCCGAGATCGCGATCGATGCCGGTTACGCCGACCAGGCGCATCTGGCTGCGGACTTCCGCGCCGTGCTCGGGTTCACCGCCTCCGCCCACCGCGCCGCGTCCGGCGACACCTGA
- a CDS encoding helix-turn-helix transcriptional regulator, whose protein sequence is MAAAGQRDEFAAFLRTRRARLRPADVGLPAGTRRRVAGLRREEVAQLAGVGLTWYTWLEQGRPIAASPQVLGAIARALRMNDDEREHLFVLAGAPAPDRDRHACVSQPHLALLARLMPSPAAVQTARFDIRAYNRSYRFLFGDLDRHPPEDRNCAVRIFTDPQWQSAHVDLRNAQERIVARLRAAYGHHHDEPGWQRFIAELDARSPVFRELWLRGDVGGEPNSVKQLVHPLFGPLRLETTSLWLEESLFSRLVLFAPADAETARALELLAASHADEPVVESDAPVVDAGALAADSAALAG, encoded by the coding sequence ATGGCCGCAGCCGGACAACGCGACGAGTTCGCCGCCTTCCTCCGGACACGCCGAGCGCGACTGCGTCCGGCGGATGTCGGGCTGCCCGCCGGCACGCGACGACGGGTCGCGGGGCTGCGCCGCGAGGAGGTCGCGCAGCTCGCGGGCGTAGGGCTCACCTGGTACACGTGGCTGGAGCAGGGACGGCCGATCGCCGCCTCCCCCCAGGTCCTCGGCGCCATCGCGCGGGCGCTGCGGATGAACGACGACGAGCGCGAGCACCTGTTCGTCCTCGCCGGGGCGCCGGCACCGGATCGCGACCGGCACGCCTGCGTCTCGCAGCCGCACCTCGCGCTGCTCGCCCGGCTGATGCCCTCCCCGGCCGCGGTCCAGACAGCGCGTTTCGACATCCGCGCCTACAACCGGAGCTACCGGTTCCTGTTCGGCGATCTCGACCGCCATCCGCCCGAGGACCGCAACTGCGCCGTGCGGATCTTCACCGATCCGCAGTGGCAGAGCGCGCACGTCGACCTGCGGAACGCGCAGGAGCGCATCGTCGCGCGACTGCGCGCGGCCTACGGGCACCACCACGACGAGCCCGGCTGGCAGCGGTTCATCGCCGAGCTCGACGCGAGATCGCCGGTCTTCCGTGAGCTCTGGCTCCGGGGCGACGTGGGCGGCGAGCCGAACTCGGTCAAACAGCTCGTCCACCCCCTGTTCGGGCCGCTGCGGCTGGAGACGACGAGTCTCTGGCTCGAGGAGTCCCTGTTCTCCCGGCTGGTGCTGTTCGCCCCCGCCGACGCCGAGACGGCGCGAGCCCTCGAGCTCCTCGCCGCCTCGCACGCCGACGAGCCCGTCGTCGAGTCGGACGCCCCCGTGGTGGACGCGGGCGCGCTCGCCGCGGACTCCGCCGCCCTCGCGGGCTGA
- a CDS encoding MFS transporter, which translates to MTSTSPIVAPAVPVPLPTAVPIGRYMGLLLAPGMGTYAFNAVAVTMPQVRQDLGASEVQLELVVAGYGIPFAVFLILGGRLGDRFGRHLLFTIGVIGFLLSALACAVAPTIEALILARVAQGLAAALCTPQVLATIQATSAGPARVRAIAAFGASGGIGAALGQVLGGALAGATVGGAAGWRVTYLVIVVIAIVSVVWARRSPRSRAHERVAIDLVGALGLAVGVFLVVSALTVAPAVGWSWPVFAAMAVGAAALGALWAHQSRIERSGRVPLLPPSVLRLRPLQLGLLCAGLFFAGYSAILYVFPRALEGGLGATPLVAGLALLPFAIVFAVTSLLLGPIQRRLGEATLAWGVGLQIVALAAMGATAVLAWGPGLVLWLQPALLVLGAGQAMIFSPLTQSVVREVPVEAAGLSGGMFGTVQQLGLSLGVVVIGGATTAVGWSGRAELLAGTGFDIVAAVAVLLLAVPLILRRARADRAPGRVPDAGAH; encoded by the coding sequence ATGACCTCGACCTCGCCGATCGTCGCGCCCGCTGTGCCGGTCCCTCTCCCCACCGCCGTGCCGATCGGCCGCTACATGGGGCTGCTGCTGGCGCCCGGCATGGGAACCTACGCGTTCAACGCCGTCGCGGTCACGATGCCCCAGGTCCGGCAGGACCTGGGGGCGTCGGAGGTCCAGCTCGAGCTCGTCGTGGCCGGCTACGGCATCCCGTTCGCCGTGTTCCTGATCCTCGGCGGACGTCTCGGCGACCGGTTCGGGCGGCATCTGCTCTTCACGATCGGGGTGATCGGGTTCCTCCTCTCAGCGCTGGCGTGCGCCGTGGCTCCGACGATCGAGGCGCTCATCCTCGCTCGCGTCGCCCAGGGGCTCGCGGCGGCATTGTGCACCCCGCAGGTGCTGGCCACGATCCAGGCGACCTCTGCCGGCCCGGCGCGGGTCCGCGCGATCGCGGCGTTCGGCGCGAGCGGCGGCATCGGCGCCGCGCTCGGCCAGGTGCTCGGCGGTGCACTGGCCGGGGCCACGGTGGGCGGAGCCGCCGGATGGCGCGTGACCTACCTGGTGATCGTCGTGATCGCGATCGTCTCGGTCGTGTGGGCTCGCCGCAGCCCGCGGAGCAGGGCGCACGAGCGGGTCGCGATCGATCTCGTCGGGGCTCTGGGCCTGGCGGTCGGGGTGTTCCTCGTGGTGTCGGCTCTCACCGTCGCACCGGCCGTCGGCTGGTCGTGGCCGGTGTTCGCGGCGATGGCGGTGGGGGCGGCGGCCCTCGGCGCACTGTGGGCGCACCAGAGCCGCATCGAGCGCTCCGGTCGTGTGCCGCTCCTGCCCCCGAGTGTGCTGCGCCTGCGTCCCCTGCAGCTCGGTCTCCTGTGCGCCGGCCTCTTCTTCGCGGGATACTCGGCCATCCTCTACGTCTTCCCGCGGGCCCTGGAAGGCGGCCTGGGGGCGACCCCTCTCGTTGCGGGTCTGGCGCTGCTGCCGTTCGCGATCGTCTTCGCCGTGACGTCGCTGCTGCTCGGCCCCATCCAGCGCAGGCTCGGCGAGGCGACGCTCGCCTGGGGCGTCGGACTGCAGATCGTGGCGCTCGCGGCGATGGGCGCGACCGCGGTCCTCGCCTGGGGGCCCGGGCTCGTCCTGTGGCTGCAGCCGGCGCTGCTGGTGCTCGGGGCGGGGCAGGCCATGATCTTCTCGCCGCTGACGCAGTCGGTGGTGCGGGAGGTGCCGGTCGAGGCGGCAGGGCTGTCGGGCGGCATGTTCGGCACGGTGCAGCAGCTCGGGCTGTCGCTCGGTGTCGTGGTGATCGGCGGGGCCACGACCGCGGTCGGGTGGTCGGGGCGCGCGGAGCTGCTCGCCGGCACGGGCTTCGACATCGTGGCCGCCGTCGCCGTGCTCCTGCTCGCCGTCCCGCTGATCCTGCGACGCGCCCGTGCCGATCGCGCGCCCGGCCGTGTGCCGGACGCCGGCGCTCACTAG